The DNA region TGAAAGTAATCTTCCAACTGTTGCAGGTCCTTGGAGCTCTTTGGTACTTGCTTTCTATACAACGCCAAGATTCCTGCTGGAGACAGCAGTGTAGAAATAATACGGAATGTAATCCTGCATATTTGTACTGCGGGGTTGATGATAAGACTGGGAAAAATGCTTTTTTAACAGAAGTTTGCCTATTAACTGATCAGCCAAACAATCTTCCAGATCCACTATTCGGAATTTATGCGCCagctataaaaaatatatcacaaTCAAGAAGTTTCTTTGCGAAATTATTCTTCTGTGTTTGGTGGGGTCTGCAAAATCTTAGGTGTGTCCAAAAGATGAAACCTCaatatatttatgtttttaaCCAAGATATGGATAGCCTGACACTTGTTTTATGCTTTGCTCTGTTCAATGCAGTTCTCTTGGCCAAAACCTGAAAACAAGCACTTATGCATGGGAGAatttattttcagtttttgtCTCAATATCAGGCTTAGTTCTGTTTGCATTGCTGATCGGTAATGTGCAGGTAAACACATTTCAACACTGATATCTAGGAacttccatttttcttttttttgttgaggAAACTATACATGTCTTGGAATGGAATAATAAAATGCTAGAGATTTTTAGGAGAGGGAAAAATTGTTGTTGGCCTTTGGCATCCCCACACTTTCTATAGTCTACCGAGGCTCAAGCAATACCATTGAACAATTGTGCCGTGCAATTCTACCGTCCTTCATAGTATCAAATCAGGTCCTAGGCCTATTCATAGCCACCACCAAATTTCCATAAAGGCTCAGGACAGCTCATGGTCGTTTTTCTTCATCTCCTGCCTTCTTCTACTCTCCTCTATCAGATCCAAAACAACAAAGCTCCATGTTTTCTCTTTCCCCTCTCATATCCAACCAACTTTCAGAAATCAACATGCCTCCCTCcgtccctctctccctccacccAGCGCCGAGTGGACCCACATGGTGCGAGGGGTGAGCACAGACGACCACGAACGGCAGCCCACTCGGCGGTGATGAGGTAGGAGGGTGACGGTGTGGTGGTGGAATTATTGGTCGGCTATACTTCTACTTGACTCAAATACTAACTGTCCAACGATTGTCATTGTTAAAATTCATGATCAATAAAACCTGCATCAAATCAGAAGTATTCTAAATTTTGAACATTATGTTATGTTTGTTTTTTGATAATTGATTGTGGTACGACTCCGATAGCTACATAATCAATTGGAGAGCACTTGAATGCTAGACTGGTGCCAAAGACATATATCCTAGGGAAATATAGAATATTTGTGATTAAATTACACAACTGAAAAACTGGATCAATTTGATATTTACAAAACGGAACCCATCATCCTCTGCCACTAGTTGTGAGTGAATGCTCTGCACATGTTTGAAGTGATGGGACCTTGTGGTGCTACATGTCAGCTGTCCAGGATCACGATTGTGAGGTTAAATACCAGCATAATCTTGGTTGGAAACTTGTTCAGGAGTGGCTTTGGCCAACAGAATCTTTCTGAGGCTAACACAAGCAATAGTATTTGTAGAAAAAGGGTTCAGGTGTCCGAAATAGGTATAACGAGAGGCTAATTTCTCGGATCATGCAAAAAAGAGTTTGAAAGAAAGATCCCTCTGCAGAAGTTCACAATTGATATGTTTTTGCTGACAGTTGACACTGCTCTAACTATCCCCCTTCTTATTGCAGACCTACTTGCAGTCAGCTTCTCTAAGAAAAGAAGAAATGAGAGTGAAAAGCCGTGACACAGATCAGTGGATGTCATATCGACTGCTTCCTGAGAACCTCAAGGAAAGAATACGGCGTTATGAACAGTATAGATGGCAAGAAACAAGCGGGGTTGATGAAGAGCACCTCCTTATGAACCTCCCCAAAGATCTTAGGAGGGATATAAAACGACATCTTTGTTTATCACTTCTCATTAGGGTATGTTCTCACATGTTTGTGTTCTCATAGTAACCTGCTGGCTATCACTTATCACTAATCTTTTATACCGGGGCTGagctatttttagaaaaatcagtAATCTGCTTTAAGATTTGTAAAACTACCCCTGGTGTTAGTGTTGATGTTTGCGGGCAAATGACCAATTGGATACAGTGCCATAATCAAacttttcttccttctctatGCAATTTGAATTCTCAGCGCCGTGGAATTTACACAATCCTGTAAAGTTTACTAGCACCATAGCATATCATGGTCCTAGCAAGACTCCATTTGAGCACTAATTtctttagagagagagaaagggggggggggggcttacTGTACCATATCATGATCCTAACAAGATAGGGGCCTGGAATCTAGTGCATCAGAAACTTTTTGTTTGTATTTTGATGCATGGATCGATGTTCCGTCTTATGGTAATCCtgaatattttttcttgctGCATTCACTGTTTCCAGGTTCCAATGTTTGAAAACATGGATGATCAGCTCTTGGATGCCATGTGTGACTGCCTAAAGCCTGTTCTATACACAGAAGGTAGCTGCGTCATTGGTGAAGGAGATCCGGTAAATGAAATGCTCTTCATCATGAGAGGAAATCTAATGAGCATGACGACAAATGGTGGAAGAACTGGCTTTTTCAACTCCGATGTTCTGAAAGGCGGAGATTTCTGCGGTGAAGAGCTCCTCACCTGGGCTCTTGACCCTACATCATCATCCAGCCTCCCCAGCTCAACAAGGACAGTGAAGACAATGTCTGAAGTTGAAGCTTTTGCTTTGAGGGCTGAAGACCTGAAGTTTGTGGCCACTCAGTTCCGACGTCTCCACAGCAAACAGCTCCAGCACACTTTCAGGCTCTACTCGCAGCAGTGGAGAACCTGGGCCGCTTGTTTTATACAGGCAGCGTGGCACAGGTACTGCAGAAAGAAGATTGAAGATTCTTTACGTGAGAAGGAGAAGAGGTTGCAATTCGCGATTGTGAATGATGGCTCTACTTCTCTCAGCTTTTTGGCAGCAATATATGCTTCACGTTTTGCTGGAAACATGATACGGATCTTGAGGAGAAATGCCACGCGCAAGGCTCGGCTGCAG from Phragmites australis chromosome 8, lpPhrAust1.1, whole genome shotgun sequence includes:
- the LOC133926836 gene encoding cyclic nucleotide-gated ion channel 1-like isoform X1; protein product: MVMGREDRYARFQDWSEQSVSSENIVVPRRSDVSVFSSLKERTSRVFTFLGNLLHSQTSNKSTVDERKSATSTLHPQGPFLQKWNKIFVISCIFAVSVDPLFLYIPIINDEKPCWYLDRKLEITASVLRFFTDIFYILHIIFQFRTGFISSSPTAFGRGALIEDRYAITKRYLSTYFFIDVFAVLPLPQVVIFVVLPNLQSSKVMKAKDVLMIMIICQYVPRLIRIRPLYLQITRSAGVITETAGAGAAFNLVLYMLASHVLGALWYLLSIQRQDSCWRQQCRNNTECNPAYLYCGVDDKTGKNAFLTEVCLLTDQPNNLPDPLFGIYAPAIKNISQSRSFFAKLFFCVWWGLQNLSSLGQNLKTSTYAWENLFSVFVSISGLVLFALLIGNVQTYLQSASLRKEEMRVKSRDTDQWMSYRLLPENLKERIRRYEQYRWQETSGVDEEHLLMNLPKDLRRDIKRHLCLSLLIRVPMFENMDDQLLDAMCDCLKPVLYTEGSCVIGEGDPVNEMLFIMRGNLMSMTTNGGRTGFFNSDVLKGGDFCGEELLTWALDPTSSSSLPSSTRTVKTMSEVEAFALRAEDLKFVATQFRRLHSKQLQHTFRLYSQQWRTWAACFIQAAWHRYCRKKIEDSLREKEKRLQFAIVNDGSTSLSFLAAIYASRFAGNMIRILRRNATRKARLQERVPARLLQKPAEPNFSAEEQ
- the LOC133926836 gene encoding cyclic nucleotide-gated ion channel 1-like isoform X2 — encoded protein: MVMGREDRYARFQDWSEQSVSSENIVVPRRSDVSVFSSLKERTSRVFTFLGNLLHSQTSNKSTVDERKSATSTLHPQGPFLQKWNKIFVISCIFAVSVDPLFLYIPIINDEKPCWYLDRKLEITASVLRFFTDIFYILHIIFQFRTGFISSSPTAFGRGALIEDRYAITKRYLSTYFFIDVFAVLPLPQVVIFVVLPNLQSSKVMKAKDVLMIMIICQYVPRLIRIRPLYLQITRSAGVITETAGAGAAFNLVLYMLASHTYLQSASLRKEEMRVKSRDTDQWMSYRLLPENLKERIRRYEQYRWQETSGVDEEHLLMNLPKDLRRDIKRHLCLSLLIRVPMFENMDDQLLDAMCDCLKPVLYTEGSCVIGEGDPVNEMLFIMRGNLMSMTTNGGRTGFFNSDVLKGGDFCGEELLTWALDPTSSSSLPSSTRTVKTMSEVEAFALRAEDLKFVATQFRRLHSKQLQHTFRLYSQQWRTWAACFIQAAWHRYCRKKIEDSLREKEKRLQFAIVNDGSTSLSFLAAIYASRFAGNMIRILRRNATRKARLQERVPARLLQKPAEPNFSAEEQ